A part of Thermoplasmatales archaeon genomic DNA contains:
- a CDS encoding MBL fold metallo-hydrolase gives MEVKKYLGFGFESNVYLIKSEKIAIIDTGTGFYSKNLMDDLRKEINLEEIEYIILTHEHFDHCGGAKELKEFSNSKIIAHENSSYILEGGINISASFFNAVQPKIEIDLKVKGGEIINLGDIDLKIFHTPGHSKGGICIYEKNSKSLFSGDTVFADGNVGRTDFFGGDFEELKRSIKMLRSLEIKNLYPGHGEYIIGNGGKHVAMAEKMLDKF, from the coding sequence ATGGAAGTTAAAAAATATTTAGGGTTTGGATTTGAATCAAATGTCTATCTTATAAAGAGTGAAAAAATTGCAATAATTGACACTGGAACTGGTTTTTATTCAAAAAATTTAATGGATGATTTGAGGAAAGAAATAAATCTTGAGGAAATAGAATACATAATACTGACACATGAACATTTTGACCATTGCGGAGGGGCAAAGGAATTAAAGGAGTTTAGCAATTCAAAGATAATTGCACATGAAAATTCATCATATATACTTGAAGGAGGAATTAATATAAGTGCCTCTTTTTTCAATGCGGTGCAACCAAAAATTGAAATTGATTTAAAAGTTAAAGGAGGAGAAATAATAAATTTAGGAGATATTGATTTAAAAATTTTCCACACCCCCGGACATTCAAAAGGAGGCATATGCATTTATGAAAAAAATAGCAAATCTCTCTTTTCTGGAGACACTGTTTTTGCTGACGGAAATGTAGGAAGAACTGATTTTTTTGGAGGTGACTTTGAGGAGTTAAAAAGATCAATAAAAATGCTTCGCTCACTTGAAATAAAAAATTTATATCCAGGACATGGTGAGTATATTATCGGCAACGGTGGAAAGCATGTGGCAATGGCTGAAAAAATGTTAGATAAATTTTAA
- a CDS encoding 30S ribosomal protein S8e, translating into MQWHGRSRRKETGGIYRQARKKRKYEIGRDPILPLIGEDKLKKIRVRGGNYKVMVVSTKHANVTNPKTGETKKVEIKDVVENPANPHYVRRDIITKGAIILTEIGKAKVTSRPGQHGCINAVLMEEKNEG; encoded by the coding sequence ATGCAGTGGCATGGAAGAAGCAGGAGAAAGGAAACAGGAGGAATTTACAGGCAGGCAAGGAAGAAAAGGAAATACGAGATTGGAAGAGACCCAATTTTACCATTAATAGGAGAGGATAAATTAAAGAAAATAAGAGTTAGAGGAGGAAATTATAAAGTGATGGTTGTATCTACAAAGCATGCAAATGTTACAAATCCAAAGACAGGAGAAACAAAAAAAGTTGAAATAAAAGATGTTGTTGAAAACCCTGCAAATCCTCACTATGTAAGAAGGGACATAATAACAAAGGGAGCGATAATCCTTACAGAAATTGGAAAGGCAAAAGTTACTTCTCGCCCGGGTCAGCATGGCTGCATAAATGCTGTTTTAATGGAAGAAAAGAATGAAGGATAA
- a CDS encoding signal recognition particle protein Srp19 (binds to 7S RNA to mediate binding of the signal recognition particle protein Srp54) yields MKDKWVIWPCYFDIDLSRKDGRKVKKNIAIKNPSIDEIFQIAKKLGLNPLKEEKSYPKRWWKKEGRILVDKKGRKVEIIRKIGEEVYNKRLQSK; encoded by the coding sequence ATGAAGGATAAATGGGTTATATGGCCGTGCTATTTTGATATTGATTTAAGCAGAAAAGATGGAAGGAAGGTTAAAAAAAATATTGCAATTAAAAATCCCAGCATAGATGAAATTTTTCAAATTGCAAAAAAATTGGGGCTAAATCCATTAAAAGAGGAAAAAAGTTATCCAAAAAGATGGTGGAAGAAAGAAGGAAGAATACTTGTTGATAAAAAAGGAAGGAAAGTTGAGATAATAAGGAAAATAGGCGAAGAAGTTTATAATAAAAGATTACAAAGTAAATGA